The Anguilla anguilla isolate fAngAng1 chromosome 4, fAngAng1.pri, whole genome shotgun sequence genome has a window encoding:
- the flt1 gene encoding vascular endothelial growth factor receptor 1 isoform X1, which translates to MIYFVLFFLCVWRSSLGKDHHTKGRLSSPVLDVEGKELVMEANHTLQLHCRGRWELSWAFPVGLAKEQSSMVVVQSRCGKQEHLYCSRLTLTSAQPQHTGSFRCRYRHKNRKQTSLYVYIKGSQQPFVEVQTEIPDVVYMKEGEPLVFPCRVTAPHIPVSLVKFPEQKLIPDQKNIIWNSKQGFIIPNPTYHYIGLFSCESRLNGVLYSLKYLTHRPVNKILDVYLNSTGPVRLLRGESLALGCTATAEWNSRVSISWTYPGQANSSASISRRIAKGSSSVMFHSVLSIGQLSRSDRGTYTCHVRSGPTLRETNTSVIVYDRPFIRLKHRHGPLVDALAGQKFYRLSPKLRAFPIPEIIWLKDGLVAAESCSRYHVEGSSLLIRDVAEEDAGVYTVLVGIQQYGLYRNLTLSLVVNVKPQIGEKAVSLQDPGTYRHGSRQTLLCTSQGFPPPQIHWLWHPCPEKGPCELPSNTKRHPVIMKTNVTSRENAILSISQRQEVLEGKKKTVGVLMVAQAAVSGVYRCIASNHVGKDKRDIYFYVTDVPNGFSIDLEEEPREGNDGHLACTANKFLYTALSWKRAMPTHTVMPARPTPDIIPILMATSTAPAQDIAAKPTRPALVTKLWMGEFSHTLYLTLPNLTEQDSGTYICIAQHLLSGEELHLETQLKVIALEAPVLLQNLSDCNVNVSSSITLSCPAFGVPRPQITWYKDQRRLHQGSGIMLAPGGGTLHIERITAEDEGMYTCEATNERGSVESSAYIWVDDSATSYLEIPTLTCTCVVATLFWLLLTLFIRKLKQPSSPGVKPDYLSIILAPVEGPLDEQCESLPYDPGQWEFPRDRLKLEKPLGHGAFGKVMQASAFGISNSSSCRTVAVKMLKDGATPSEHKALMTELKILIHIGHHLNVVNLLGACTKPGGPLMVIVEYCHYGNLSTYLKTKRNVFLHKQNHVGESGEKKRLASVSSSQSSISSGFNDERENTEEEKGSLSESGTCLHLEDLISYSFQVARGMEFLSSRKCIHRDLAARNILLSENSVVKICDFGLAREVYKDPDYIRKGDARLPLKWMAPESIFDKVFTTQSDVWSFGVLLWEIFSLGASPYPGLHIDEEFCHRLRGGTRMRAPEYSTPEIYSIMLSCWKTNPIERPTFTALVETLGDLLQQRVQQDGKDYIPLNSSLAMDGTALTEVNSMQLDMNCNSMGSLRFSSQSSASLITFEEPPYTDPLHGDYQTDSGMVLLSEELQSMKWSDRSMEVHSNRFLGGSRSRENLPSAVVRPCIYSPTIGHEEERLSVFTCDCNSQVCCTPPPGYSSALLCPSV; encoded by the exons GCAGTCAGCAGCCATTTGTGGAGGTGCAGACAGAGATCCCTGATGTAGTATACATGAAAGAGGGGGAACCCCTTGTGTTCCCCTGCAGGGTCACGGCTCCACACATACCTGTGTCTCTAGTCAAG TTTCCTGAACAGAAGCTGATTCCAGACCAGAAGAATATAATTTGGAACAGTAAACAGGGTTTCATCATCCCAAACCCTACATACCACTACATTGGCCTCTTCTCCTGTGAGAGTAGACTCAATGGGGTTTTGTACAGTTTGAAATATCTGACCCACAGACCAG TCAATAAGATTCTGGATGTGTACTTGAATAGCACAGGCCCTGTTCGTCTGCTACGGGGCGAGAGCCTTGCACTAGGCTGTACTGCCACAGCAGAGTGGAACTCCAGAGTGTCCATAAGCTGGACCTATCCAGGGCAG GCTAACAGCTCAGCCTCCATCAGCCGCCGTATTGCTAAGGGGAGCTCCAGTGTGATGTTCCACAGCGTTCTGTCTATTGGACAGTTGAGCCGATCTGACCGTGGTACCTACACCTGTCATGTCAGGAGTGGCCCCACCTTACGTGAAACCAACACCTCTGTCATTGTCTATG ACCGCCCCTTCATTCGGCTAAAGCACAGACATGGCCCCTTGGTTGATGCACTAGCTGGGCAGAAATTCTACCGGCTATCCCCTAAACTCCGCGCTTTTCCCATACCAGAGATAATTTG GCTGAAGGATGGACTGGTGGCTGCAGAGAGCTGCTCTCGTTATCATGTGGAAGGCAGTTCACTCCTCATCCGTGACGTGGCAGAAGAGGATGCTGGAGTCTACACTGTGCTGGTGGGAATCCAGCAGTATGGGCTGTACAGGAACCTCACTCTTTCACTTGTGGTGAATG TAAAGCCCCAGATTGGGGAGAAGGCGGTGTCCCTGCAGGATCCAGGGACATACCGCCATGGGAGCAGACAGACCCTGCTCTGCACGTCCCAGGGGTTTCCTCCACCCCAAATACACTGGCTTTGGCACCCGTGTCCAGAGAAAGGCCC GTGTGAACTGCCGTCCAACACAAAGAGACATCCCGTTATCATGAAAACCAATGTCACGTCTAGAGAGAACGCCATCCTGAGCATCAGTCAGAGGCAGGAAGTCCTAGAGGGGAAGAAGAAG ACAGTGGGGGTTCTTATGGTGGCTCAGGCTGCTGTATCTGGAGTGTATCGTTGCATCGCTTCCAACCATGTAGGAAAAGACAAGCGAGACATCTACTTCTATGTCACAG ATGTGCCCAATGGCTTCAGCATTGATCTGGAAGAAGAGCCAAGGGAGGGCAATGATGGTCACTTGGCATGTACTGCCAATAAGTTCCTGTACACTGCACTCTCTTGGAAACGGGcgatgcccacacacacagtcatgccagccagacccacCCCAGACATCATACCCATTCTCATGGCCACTTCCACAGCACCTGCCCAGGACATTGCTGCTAAGCCCACAAGACCTGCCCTGGTCACGAAGCTGTGGATGGGGGAATTTTCACACACTCTTTACCTGACATTGCCAAACCTGACCGAGCAAGACTCTGGCACCTACATCTGCATTGCCCAGCACTTGCTCTCTGGGGAGGAGTTACACTTGGAGACGCAGTTGAAGGTTATTG CCCTGGAGGCCCCTGTGCTGCTGCAGAATCTCAGTGACTGCAATGTTAATGTCAGCAGTTCCATCACCCTGTCCTGCCCCGCCTTTGGAGTGCCACGACCACAGATCACATGGTACAAGGACCAACGCAGGCTGCATCAGGGCTCTG GTATCATGTTGGCTCCAGGAGGTGGAACCCTGCACATTGAGCGAATTACAGCAGAGGATGAAGGGATGTATACCTGTGAGGCCACTAATGAGAGAGGATCTGTGGAGAGCTCTGCCTACATCTGGGTTGACG aTTCTGCTACTTCATATCTGGAGATACCCACACTTACCTGTACTTGTGTGGTTGCCACTCTCTTCTGGCTGCTGCTTACACTTTTCATACGGAAACTCAAACAG CCAAGTTCCCCAGGTGTCAAACCAGACTACCTGTCAATCATTCTTGCGCCAGTGGAGGGGCCATTGGATGAGCAGTGTGAGAGCTTGCCTTATGACCCTGGTCAATGGGAATTCCCTCGAGATCGCCTCAAACTGG AAAAGCCTCTGGGACATGGTGCCTTTGGGAAGGTCATGCAGGCATCAGCCTTTGGTATCAGTAACTCCAGCAGCTGTAGGACTGTGGCTGTGAAAATGCTGAAAG ATGGAGCCACGCCCAGTGAGCATAAGGCTCTGATGACTGAGTTGAAGATCCTGATCCACATTGGGCACCATCTCAATGTGGTCAATCTGCTTGGAGCTTGTACCAAACCAGGAG GGCCACTGATGGTGATAGTAGAGTACTGTCACTATGGTAATCTGTCCACCTACCTGAAGACCAAGAGGAATGTGTTCCTGCACAAGCAG AACCATGTTGGGGAGAGTGGGGAGAAGAAGAGGCTGGCCAGTGTGTCCAGTAGCCAGAGCAGCATCAGCTCTGGTTTTAATGATGAGCGAgaaaacacagaggaagagaaag GCTCCCTCTCAGAATCTGGCACCTGTCTGCATCTGGAAGACCTGATTTCCTACAGCTTTCAGGTGGCCCGGGGGATGGAGTTCCTGTCTTCCCGCAAG TGTATTCACCGGGACCTGGCTGCCAGAAACATCCTTCTTTCTGAGAACAGCGTGGTGAAGATTTGTGACTTTGGTCTGGCACGTGAAGTCTACAAAGACCCTGACTACATCAGGAAGGGAGAT GCCAGGTTGCCACTGAAATGGATGGCCCCAGAGTCCATCTTCGACAAGGTTTTCACCACCCAAAGTGATGTGTGGTCCTTTGGTGTGCTTCTGTGGGAGATATTCTCCCTGG GGGCATCTCCATATCCTGGTCTCCATATCGATGAAGAGTTCTGCCACAGACTCAGGGGGGGCACCCGAATGCGTGCCCCTGAATACAGCACCCCAGAAAT TTACAGCATTATGCTGTCATGCTGGAAGACAAACCCCATAGAGCGCCCCACATTCACAGCACTAGTGGAGACCCTGGGAGACCTACTTCAGCAACGTGTGCAGCAG GATGGGAAAGACTATATCCCCCTTAACTCCTCCCTGGCCATGGATGGCACTGCACTGACAGAGGTCAACAGCATGCAGCTTGACATGAACTGCAACAGCATGGGAAGTCTAAG ATTTAGCAGCCAGTCCTCAGCTAGCCTGATCACATTTGAGGAGCCACCATACACAGATCCTCTACATGGA GATTACCAGACAGACAGTGGGATGGTTCTTCTTTCAGAGGAGTTACAGTCTATGAAGTGGAGTGACAGGAGTATGGAAGTGCATTCAAACAG GTTCCTCGGGGGCAGTCGGAGCAGGGAGAATCTCCCATCTGCAGTTGTCCGGCCCTGTATATACAGCCCCACTATTGGCCATGAGGAAGAGCGGCTTTCTGTGTTTACTTGTGATTGCAATTCTCAGGTGTGCTGCACTCCACCTCCAGGCTACAGTTCTGCCTTACTCTGCCCTTCTGTATAA